A region from the bacterium genome encodes:
- a CDS encoding OmpA family protein translates to MKRALLVFFVVAFFVPSLVFAEDLAIYVTNNFDNTVSVIDPATDTVTDTINVGTGPRGVAVLPDASAVYVANNGSNNVSVIDPTDNTEVDTISVGAEPDSVVANPNSTTVYVTNNGDNSVSIIDVESGTVTDTVLVGNSPRGLAITPDGAFLYVANTASDSVSVVDLSDNSVSSINIGGGSFPINVTISHDGAFAYVSEFLGSDVDKIDTSNNTIVDSALSGFETFSTVITNDDGLVYAVDAASQEVDLITTDPMTLEDNVSVGAFPRYGALNEDETKLYVTESDNATVGIVNTDTLVRTSVAVGLTPYGIAILRDVSAGAGALTVTITTPFDANITASGEVTPDRSFSYQVVVANTGGADLDDTQLVLTSGPYTMVGGRIHMEENQIYELSGDAGTSTSTITCTESGAKILTCDIGTLTAGDTRYFKVAMHVGDLTSGEVDDDFTATATSDSITANDSSTLTTLGAGYSSGCAFNIAGNRLFDGSREMKNTLLLFSFLIMPVLILRWRRAKIFLSLLLLIFLYSAPSIASTSRFSVNPDAPTLGSSGIIYTLGAKAPQKPYHFSFDTEYGYNHAKVQGVTDGIVTHLVTHYLGFGFYPKQKLGIDVVVPVLSVNQIHLINHDGNKPGIGDITVRGRIPLVKSKSGKTNFAIIPYMSIPTGNDQYFVSDKYPRGGLVGALDWEMGEKWYSAINLGFEARQSIDSRNFNEKGRALGRIGTAYAVSKQVKVKADLVGATAVNKPFKDQPATVLEAMGGVEIDLKNHPVSFNVNAGGPLVRGATSPSFRADAGVTVGWGKGEKGLGKAELKALQPTLYFNSASAKIGKDDQAKLNQVAALLKQYPKIKLMVAEGHTDNKGSSRVNQKLSVKRATAVKNYLVKQKIASNRIEVTGFADTKPVASNNTDKGRAQNRRVELRVK, encoded by the coding sequence ATGAAAAGGGCGTTGCTTGTATTTTTTGTTGTCGCTTTTTTTGTTCCCTCCTTAGTTTTTGCCGAAGATCTGGCTATTTATGTCACCAACAATTTCGATAATACGGTATCAGTCATTGACCCTGCCACTGATACGGTGACGGATACGATTAACGTGGGTACTGGCCCCCGAGGTGTAGCGGTGTTGCCGGATGCGAGTGCTGTGTATGTGGCCAATAATGGAAGTAACAATGTTTCGGTGATTGATCCAACGGATAATACAGAGGTAGATACAATTTCTGTGGGGGCCGAACCTGATTCGGTGGTGGCAAACCCTAATAGTACCACCGTGTATGTGACCAACAATGGAGATAACTCGGTATCTATTATTGATGTTGAATCAGGTACTGTTACCGATACGGTGCTAGTGGGAAATTCCCCTCGTGGTTTGGCGATTACTCCTGATGGTGCTTTTTTATATGTGGCCAATACCGCAAGCGATTCAGTGTCGGTGGTGGATTTATCCGATAATAGTGTTTCTTCCATCAATATAGGAGGCGGTTCTTTTCCTATTAACGTTACTATTAGCCATGACGGTGCTTTTGCTTATGTGAGCGAATTTTTGGGTTCGGATGTAGATAAGATTGATACGTCTAACAATACTATTGTTGATTCGGCACTCTCAGGTTTTGAAACTTTTAGCACCGTTATCACAAACGATGATGGCTTGGTATATGCTGTTGATGCCGCGAGCCAAGAAGTTGATTTAATCACGACAGATCCCATGACACTTGAAGATAATGTGTCTGTGGGTGCTTTTCCGCGTTATGGAGCTCTCAATGAAGACGAAACAAAGCTTTATGTTACCGAGAGTGATAATGCTACGGTGGGTATTGTAAATACCGATACTTTGGTGCGCACATCTGTGGCTGTTGGTCTTACACCTTATGGTATTGCTATTTTACGTGATGTTTCTGCTGGTGCAGGGGCTTTAACGGTAACCATCACAACTCCCTTTGATGCTAATATCACGGCGTCTGGCGAAGTGACGCCCGACCGATCTTTTTCTTATCAGGTTGTTGTTGCCAATACAGGCGGGGCAGATTTGGACGATACACAATTAGTGCTTACCAGTGGCCCCTATACAATGGTTGGTGGCAGAATTCATATGGAAGAAAATCAAATTTATGAATTAAGCGGTGACGCTGGAACTTCTACATCTACTATTACATGTACGGAGAGCGGCGCAAAAATACTTACTTGTGATATTGGAACCTTAACTGCGGGAGATACCCGTTATTTTAAAGTGGCGATGCATGTAGGCGATTTAACCAGTGGAGAAGTGGATGATGATTTTACGGCAACGGCCACGTCGGATTCTATCACGGCTAACGATAGTTCAACCCTTACTACGCTGGGTGCTGGTTATTCATCGGGGTGTGCTTTTAACATAGCGGGTAACCGCCTTTTTGACGGGAGTCGCGAAATGAAAAATACTTTATTATTATTCTCTTTTCTTATTATGCCTGTTTTAATTTTACGTTGGCGTAGGGCAAAAATATTTTTATCTCTTTTATTACTTATCTTTCTTTATAGTGCTCCGTCTATAGCTTCTACAAGCCGTTTTTCGGTTAATCCCGATGCGCCCACTCTGGGGAGTAGCGGTATTATTTATACTTTGGGAGCCAAAGCACCCCAAAAGCCGTATCATTTTAGCTTTGATACCGAATACGGGTATAATCATGCCAAAGTACAAGGTGTGACCGATGGCATTGTTACTCATTTAGTGACGCATTATTTAGGTTTTGGTTTTTATCCCAAGCAAAAACTGGGCATTGATGTAGTTGTTCCCGTTTTATCGGTGAACCAAATTCATTTAATAAATCATGATGGCAATAAACCCGGAATAGGGGATATAACCGTGCGTGGACGTATTCCTCTGGTAAAAAGTAAAAGTGGCAAAACAAATTTTGCCATCATTCCTTACATGAGTATACCCACGGGTAACGATCAGTATTTTGTATCCGATAAATATCCTCGTGGCGGGCTAGTGGGTGCGCTTGATTGGGAAATGGGAGAGAAATGGTATTCGGCCATTAACTTGGGTTTTGAGGCGCGGCAGAGTATTGATTCGAGAAATTTTAATGAAAAAGGTCGTGCTTTAGGACGTATTGGAACAGCTTACGCTGTTTCTAAACAGGTAAAAGTAAAAGCCGATTTAGTAGGAGCAACCGCGGTCAATAAACCTTTTAAAGATCAACCGGCAACGGTGCTTGAAGCTATGGGTGGTGTTGAGATTGATTTAAAAAATCATCCCGTTTCTTTTAACGTAAACGCCGGTGGACCTTTGGTGCGTGGGGCTACTTCGCCCAGCTTTAGAGCTGATGCCGGTGTGACTGTTGGTTGGGGGAAGGGCGAAAAAGGGCTTGGAAAAGCGGAACTTAAAGCGTTGCAGCCCACACTTTATTTTAATTCGGCCTCGGCAAAAATTGGTAAAGACGACCAGGCCAAATTAAATCAGGTGGCTGCTCTCTTAAAGCAATACCCCAAGATTAAATTAATGGTAGCCGAAGGTCATACCGATAATAAAGGTTCATCCAGGGTGAATCAAAAGTTATCTGTTAAACGTGCAACGGCAGTTAAAAATTATTTGGTAAAACAAAAAATTGCCTCTAACCGCATTGAGGTGACAGGTTTTGCTGATACTAAACCGGTAGCCAGCAATAATACCGATAAGGGGCGTGCTCAAAATCGTCGTGTTGAGTTAAGGGTAAAGTAA
- a CDS encoding competence/damage-inducible protein A gives MQAEIITVGDEIVSGNIVDTNKAYLSDKLWAGGIKVVWHTSVRDDAADIKAALLLANQRADIVLVSGGLGPTADDFTLEIAAKTFRKKMVRHQPTLNRLETLMKKLGRTLHENNKKQADVPEGADVFDNKWGTAPGIGITFKKKRYYFLPGVPREMKQLFEDSVFAEIIQNNPDKKIFVSKFLKCFGTSEADLDLALKELYSGVTEINNVRVGFRAQFPETTIKLSAWDKTEENAVQALAAVEDQVRQKIGEAIYGEGEDTLEKVVGELLNKSKKTLALAESCTGGLIASRVTNVPGSSAYFLGGAVSYSNESKVKLLGVSEATLKTHGAVSSQCAIEMAQGIRRQLKSDYGIAVTGIAGPSGGSVAKPVGTVYVALASPNGTKEKLFNFPRNRDMFKLLVSSIALNWLRKELIVVR, from the coding sequence ATGCAAGCTGAAATTATCACAGTAGGTGATGAAATTGTTTCCGGTAATATAGTAGATACTAACAAGGCCTATTTGTCCGATAAGCTATGGGCTGGTGGAATCAAAGTAGTATGGCATACCTCGGTGCGGGATGACGCGGCCGATATTAAGGCGGCTTTATTGCTTGCTAATCAGCGTGCTGATATTGTTTTAGTTTCTGGTGGGTTGGGGCCTACAGCTGATGATTTTACCTTAGAAATAGCCGCTAAAACTTTTCGTAAAAAAATGGTGAGGCATCAGCCTACCTTAAACCGTTTAGAAACCCTCATGAAAAAGCTGGGGCGAACACTGCACGAAAATAATAAGAAACAAGCAGATGTTCCTGAAGGCGCTGATGTTTTTGACAATAAATGGGGTACGGCGCCGGGTATTGGTATTACCTTTAAAAAGAAACGATATTATTTTTTACCGGGCGTACCACGTGAAATGAAGCAGCTTTTTGAAGATTCTGTTTTCGCGGAAATTATTCAAAATAATCCCGATAAAAAAATCTTTGTGAGTAAATTCCTCAAATGTTTTGGCACCAGTGAGGCCGATTTAGATTTGGCTCTTAAAGAACTCTATTCGGGAGTAACCGAAATTAACAATGTGCGTGTGGGCTTTAGAGCGCAGTTTCCCGAAACCACCATTAAACTTTCGGCCTGGGACAAAACAGAAGAAAATGCCGTTCAGGCCTTAGCGGCAGTTGAAGATCAAGTTCGTCAAAAAATAGGGGAGGCTATTTACGGTGAAGGTGAGGATACGCTTGAAAAAGTGGTAGGTGAACTTTTGAATAAAAGTAAAAAAACTTTAGCCCTGGCCGAATCGTGCACGGGTGGGCTTATTGCCAGCCGCGTTACCAATGTGCCCGGATCAAGCGCTTATTTTTTAGGTGGTGCAGTAAGTTATAGTAATGAATCTAAAGTAAAACTTTTAGGTGTGAGCGAGGCCACACTTAAAACCCATGGCGCGGTAAGCAGCCAGTGTGCCATTGAAATGGCTCAAGGCATTCGTCGCCAATTAAAAAGTGATTATGGTATTGCGGTAACCGGAATTGCTGGGCCTAGTGGCGGCTCTGTTGCTAAACCTGTGGGTACGGTTTATGTGGCACTTGCTAGCCCCAACGGAACCAAAGAAAAACTGTTTAATTTTCCGCGTAACCGCGACATGTTTAAGCTTTTAGTGAGCTCCATCGCCTTGAATTGGTTGAGAAAGGAGCTTATCGTGGTTCGCTGA
- a CDS encoding DUF1178 family protein — MVIYDLQCLFGHRFEGWFPNADAFDKQRAEGLVACSECGSLDIKKVVSGGHIAKHAGASKKRVVKHADALVSAPSHDSMNVNFDPVTVVKAMTQYIKNNCKNVSDKFAETAIKMHKGEAPHEAIYGSATEDDYQKMEDEGVPYAVVPKLGEEFEN; from the coding sequence ATGGTTATTTACGATCTCCAATGCTTGTTTGGGCACCGCTTTGAAGGCTGGTTTCCCAATGCCGATGCTTTTGATAAGCAACGTGCAGAGGGGCTTGTGGCCTGTTCTGAATGTGGTTCGCTTGATATTAAAAAAGTAGTTTCGGGCGGTCACATTGCCAAACATGCGGGAGCCTCCAAAAAACGGGTTGTTAAACATGCCGATGCCCTCGTGTCGGCGCCTTCACACGATTCGATGAATGTTAATTTTGATCCGGTGACGGTTGTAAAAGCCATGACCCAGTACATCAAAAATAACTGTAAAAACGTGAGCGATAAATTTGCCGAAACCGCTATTAAAATGCACAAAGGTGAAGCCCCGCATGAAGCTATCTACGGCAGTGCCACGGAAGATGATTATCAAAAAATGGAAGATGAAGGCGTGCCTTACGCCGTAGTGCCTAAACTGGGTGAAGAGTTTGAGAATTAA
- a CDS encoding TMEM43 family protein — protein sequence MKPATSVIFGTLFIPFALLILFYSETAPEYGKIMNSAINLSTDKPTEPSFKKSFWISGTITASKPAVDENFLPHTSIANYPPLYLKRSAQIYAWQQKTLKNPPKQLEDYQYTTEWFSDNVPNSSTFFIKDGHQNPSSPFKSTQIFLGQDIRVGNIPLLIEPDQLFSLQIAQTLPFTLSPSMINKVAPDNSNLFIGSDLVTLYKSNSAQSESQAFTVGDLKFTYESFPLNKQVTVMGAWDGSSLVPLCLSKIRPCHISIYPGSKTEMQRWLTQADTAMFYAGRFFSFLFLWLAFYLLAKPFRHVFEVVPFFGKIAHTALGVLCFIFSLICVVLAVLFIKLFWLIVVGFIGLLVALYYIYRPKA from the coding sequence ATGAAACCAGCAACATCCGTTATTTTTGGAACTCTCTTTATCCCCTTTGCCTTGCTCATTCTTTTTTATTCGGAAACAGCACCCGAATATGGAAAAATAATGAATAGCGCCATAAATCTAAGCACAGATAAGCCCACAGAACCTTCATTCAAAAAATCGTTTTGGATATCGGGGACTATTACAGCCTCAAAACCTGCTGTTGATGAAAACTTTTTACCCCATACAAGCATTGCAAACTATCCCCCACTCTATTTAAAGAGATCGGCTCAAATTTATGCCTGGCAACAAAAAACGCTTAAAAACCCGCCTAAACAGCTTGAAGATTACCAATATACCACCGAATGGTTTAGCGATAACGTCCCTAACAGCAGTACTTTTTTCATTAAAGATGGGCATCAAAATCCATCATCCCCTTTTAAATCAACCCAGATTTTTTTAGGACAAGACATTCGCGTTGGCAATATTCCCTTGCTTATAGAACCCGACCAACTTTTTTCGTTACAAATAGCGCAAACCCTTCCCTTTACCTTATCGCCCTCAATGATCAACAAAGTAGCTCCTGACAATTCCAATTTGTTTATTGGTAGCGACTTGGTAACCTTATACAAAAGTAATAGTGCTCAATCAGAGAGCCAAGCTTTTACAGTGGGGGATCTTAAATTTACATATGAAAGCTTCCCGTTAAACAAACAAGTAACTGTGATGGGTGCGTGGGATGGCTCTTCGCTTGTACCATTATGTCTCTCTAAAATCCGTCCTTGCCATATATCTATTTATCCAGGCTCAAAAACTGAAATGCAACGATGGCTCACTCAAGCCGATACAGCCATGTTTTATGCGGGTCGCTTTTTTAGTTTTTTATTTCTTTGGTTGGCGTTTTACCTTTTGGCAAAACCCTTTAGACACGTTTTTGAAGTAGTTCCCTTTTTTGGAAAAATAGCTCACACGGCTCTTGGCGTTCTCTGTTTTATTTTTAGTCTAATTTGCGTTGTGCTAGCCGTGCTATTTATTAAATTATTCTGGCTTATTGTTGTGGGCTTTATTGGGCTACTTGTTGCTCTTTATTATATCTATAGGCCAAAGGCATAA
- a CDS encoding four helix bundle suffix domain-containing protein codes for MNEAPKLISVHGGYRNLRSFQCAQLVYDNTVIFCNRLVSKYSRTHDQMVQAARSGVQNIAEASMASGISKKTELKLTGVARASLEELLLDYEDFLRQNSLRLWGKNEEKTLQVRKFLSDLSDPSDKSDLSDKILKKTPEVAANILICLTHQSIYLLRQQLKHLELKFLKEGGFTEKLYQVRSRARHF; via the coding sequence ATGAACGAAGCACCCAAACTTATTTCTGTCCATGGTGGTTATCGCAACTTGCGGAGCTTTCAGTGTGCCCAATTGGTTTACGATAATACGGTAATTTTTTGTAACCGTTTGGTAAGTAAGTATTCGCGTACTCACGATCAAATGGTGCAAGCCGCGCGGAGTGGGGTGCAGAATATTGCCGAAGCCAGTATGGCTTCGGGAATTTCTAAAAAAACGGAATTAAAATTAACCGGTGTGGCCCGCGCCAGCCTAGAAGAACTCTTGCTCGATTACGAAGATTTTTTAAGACAAAATAGTTTGCGCTTGTGGGGTAAGAACGAAGAAAAAACTCTTCAAGTCCGAAAGTTTTTGTCCGACCTGTCAGACCCGTCGGACAAGTCTGACTTGTCTGACAAGATTTTGAAGAAAACTCCGGAAGTGGCAGCCAATATTTTAATTTGTTTAACTCACCAAAGTATTTACCTGTTAAGGCAACAGCTCAAACATTTAGAACTCAAATTTCTTAAAGAAGGAGGTTTTACCGAAAAACTGTATCAGGTACGTTCTCGGGCGCGGCATTTTTAG
- the cysC gene encoding adenylyl-sulfate kinase — protein MSKSTNIVWHQGHVNAEERSKSLKQKGAVLWFTGLSGSGKSTIASSVEKALITQGFHAYVIDGDNLRHGLNKDLSFDDKSRSENIRRVGEVAKLFCDANVITLVSLISPFRKNRDDVRAIIPQGHFFEIFVNTPIEECEKRDPKGLYQKARKGEIKDFTGISSPYEEPLKPELNLETAQLSIEECAKAVIEMLKKNKIV, from the coding sequence ATGTCTAAGTCCACCAATATCGTTTGGCATCAGGGCCATGTAAATGCTGAAGAGCGCTCTAAAAGTTTAAAACAAAAAGGAGCCGTCCTTTGGTTTACAGGTTTATCGGGCTCTGGCAAATCCACCATTGCATCAAGTGTAGAAAAAGCTCTTATAACCCAAGGTTTTCACGCCTACGTAATAGATGGTGATAATTTGCGCCATGGGCTTAATAAAGATTTGAGTTTTGATGATAAAAGCAGATCCGAAAATATACGTCGCGTGGGCGAAGTAGCCAAACTTTTTTGTGATGCCAATGTGATTACTCTCGTTTCGCTCATCTCGCCTTTTAGAAAAAACCGCGATGATGTGCGGGCCATTATTCCGCAAGGTCATTTTTTTGAAATTTTTGTAAATACACCCATCGAAGAATGTGAAAAACGAGACCCTAAAGGCCTTTACCAAAAAGCACGCAAGGGAGAGATTAAAGATTTTACCGGCATTTCGTCTCCTTACGAAGAACCGTTAAAACCGGAACTTAATTTGGAAACAGCGCAGTTGAGTATTGAGGAGTGTGCAAAGGCCGTAATTGAAATGCTGAAAAAGAATAAGATTGTGTAA
- a CDS encoding thioredoxin family protein, with product MALVESLDIPLGTTMPAFNLPSPDGALYNSASINGPKGLLVAFTCNHCPYAIAIWPRLIKLADEAKTWGINTVGINPNIHPNYPDDAPDKMKIKIKEWGIKFPYLIDESQQVAQSYKAQCTPDLYLLDPTGKLVYHGRLDDNWKEPEKVQVQELRNAMLALKEGKAITSNQKPSMGCSIKWR from the coding sequence ATGGCTTTAGTTGAATCATTAGACATCCCCTTAGGCACAACCATGCCGGCATTTAACCTGCCCTCACCCGATGGTGCTCTCTATAATAGTGCTAGCATAAATGGCCCCAAAGGCTTGCTGGTTGCTTTCACTTGTAACCACTGCCCCTACGCTATCGCTATTTGGCCTCGTTTGATTAAGCTTGCGGATGAAGCCAAAACCTGGGGCATTAACACCGTGGGCATCAATCCCAATATCCACCCCAACTATCCCGATGATGCTCCCGATAAAATGAAAATCAAAATTAAAGAATGGGGAATAAAATTTCCGTACTTAATAGATGAAAGCCAACAGGTAGCGCAAAGTTACAAAGCCCAATGCACACCCGATTTGTATTTGCTGGACCCTACCGGAAAACTCGTTTACCACGGCCGTTTGGATGACAACTGGAAAGAACCCGAAAAAGTGCAAGTGCAAGAACTGCGCAATGCGATGCTGGCGTTAAAAGAGGGCAAAGCTATCACTAGCAATCAAAAACCTTCCATGGGCTGTTCTATTAAGTGGCGCTAA
- a CDS encoding OmpA family protein, with translation MRLKFLFVFFVCLVCSLFTHSVKSWADDLGLYVGDTALGVVTVFDPESDTATDTIDVGDEPKGIVALPDASALYVANSLTSDVSVIDPTDNTVSATIDVGIAPEQLVATPDSSTVYVTCSIDDIVYVIDTASNTVTDTIAVGNSPVGIAINPAGTKVYVGNSADSTISVIDTSSNTVTATITLPGGSSPLNLLVNHAGTILYSSNNGTADITEISTSNNTISTTIEVGVFPLGLVLNDDDSLLFVLNSGDNDIDVISTATRTIVETIAVGNFPRQAILNEDETKLYLTEDASGTLGIISVDGLTHTTVAAGNQPYGIAMLHFNNTPTLTVAVSTYLSELYKAGLAKMGTKFHYQVAISNTGEFDSLNTILRLYTPDEHRGNGNILRENDTLEILDGDAGTVTGTIACTPTSDNLTIICDIGTIDAGSTVYFRINMRVGFYNDNGATYQRYFNTFYATVANPDIDEIDTDITFTTAVDPTYPDCTCHVDPSRQFDVGQEIKNTLLMLAFLVLPLFALRLRKGKMLLSLVLMFLLYNSSSMAATDQFSVNPDAPVLGSPGIIYTLGAKKPTSPYTFSFDTQYGYNHLKWSGVSKGLINHLVTHNLGFSFSPKQKLGLDVIVPIVSVNKRLAPSLSTYANKATLGDVLLRGHIPVAHSQSGKTHFALVPYLTIPTGMEKYYVADKYPRGGLIGALDWEMGDKWYSALNVGVEARQSVSYSNYNQKGRILGSIGSAYAVSKQVKLKVDLVGSTAINKPLTHQVSSPLEAMGGVDVELKNHPVSFNVSGGVPLVRGATSPTFRADAGVTVGWGKGEKGLGRDALRALQPTIYFASNSSKISKDDKAKLDTVVSLLKQNPKVKLIVAEGHTDNTGTHKANQKLSLGRANAVKKYLTGKGITPLRIEVSGFADTKPAVSNSNDTGKAKNRRVELRVR, from the coding sequence ATGCGTTTGAAATTCTTGTTTGTTTTTTTTGTGTGTCTTGTTTGTAGTTTATTCACCCATTCAGTTAAAAGTTGGGCCGATGATTTAGGCCTCTATGTAGGCGATACTGCCCTTGGCGTGGTTACAGTGTTTGATCCGGAATCGGATACAGCGACCGATACAATTGATGTGGGAGACGAACCCAAAGGTATTGTGGCCTTGCCCGATGCCAGCGCTTTGTATGTAGCCAATAGTTTAACCAGTGATGTGTCGGTGATTGACCCAACCGACAATACGGTGAGTGCTACCATTGACGTAGGTATAGCCCCCGAGCAACTAGTGGCTACTCCCGATAGTTCTACTGTTTATGTAACTTGCTCCATTGATGATATTGTTTATGTAATCGACACAGCAAGTAATACCGTTACCGATACAATTGCTGTAGGTAATTCGCCCGTTGGTATTGCTATTAACCCGGCCGGAACAAAAGTGTATGTGGGTAATTCAGCTGACAGCACCATTTCGGTAATTGATACTTCTAGTAATACGGTTACTGCTACCATCACCTTGCCAGGTGGTTCCAGCCCGCTTAATTTGTTGGTGAATCATGCGGGCACTATTCTTTATTCTTCCAACAATGGAACAGCGGATATTACGGAGATTAGCACCTCTAACAACACTATTAGTACAACTATTGAAGTGGGAGTTTTTCCATTAGGGTTGGTATTAAATGACGATGATAGTCTTTTATTTGTACTCAATTCGGGAGATAACGATATCGATGTCATATCAACAGCTACACGCACTATCGTTGAAACCATCGCTGTAGGTAATTTTCCGCGCCAGGCTATTTTAAATGAAGATGAAACTAAACTTTATTTAACCGAGGATGCTTCCGGAACCTTAGGGATCATCAGTGTTGATGGACTCACTCACACTACGGTGGCTGCGGGTAACCAGCCATATGGCATTGCCATGTTGCACTTTAATAACACTCCCACTTTAACAGTTGCGGTCAGCACCTATCTCTCCGAGCTCTACAAAGCAGGGCTGGCAAAAATGGGAACTAAATTCCACTATCAGGTGGCCATCAGTAATACAGGGGAGTTCGATTCACTCAATACCATATTACGTCTTTATACGCCTGACGAACATCGTGGAAACGGAAATATTTTGCGTGAGAATGATACACTTGAAATCTTAGATGGTGATGCAGGCACTGTAACAGGAACGATAGCTTGCACACCCACCTCCGACAATTTGACCATTATTTGTGATATTGGAACGATAGACGCAGGCAGTACCGTGTATTTTAGAATTAATATGAGGGTGGGATTTTATAACGACAATGGTGCTACGTATCAAAGATACTTCAATACTTTTTATGCCACGGTTGCAAATCCTGATATCGACGAAATAGACACCGACATTACGTTTACAACTGCGGTGGATCCTACTTATCCCGATTGCACCTGCCATGTTGACCCAAGCCGGCAGTTTGATGTGGGCCAGGAAATAAAAAATACTCTGCTCATGCTTGCTTTCCTTGTTTTGCCGCTCTTTGCTCTGCGTTTACGCAAAGGCAAAATGCTGCTTTCTCTAGTGCTGATGTTTTTGCTTTATAACTCCAGTTCTATGGCGGCAACGGACCAATTTTCGGTAAATCCCGATGCCCCTGTTTTGGGTTCTCCGGGTATTATTTATACCTTGGGAGCTAAAAAACCCACATCGCCCTATACTTTTTCGTTTGATACTCAGTATGGGTACAATCATTTAAAATGGAGCGGTGTGAGTAAGGGACTTATCAACCACCTGGTTACCCATAATTTGGGTTTTAGTTTTTCTCCCAAACAAAAACTGGGGCTCGATGTGATTGTGCCTATTGTATCGGTCAATAAACGATTAGCCCCATCGCTTTCAACTTATGCCAACAAAGCCACGTTAGGCGATGTTTTGTTACGAGGGCATATTCCTGTTGCTCATAGCCAGAGTGGTAAAACTCATTTTGCACTGGTGCCGTATCTCACTATTCCCACCGGTATGGAAAAATATTATGTGGCCGATAAATATCCCCGTGGCGGGCTTATTGGAGCCCTCGATTGGGAAATGGGCGACAAATGGTATTCGGCTTTAAACGTGGGTGTAGAAGCGCGGCAAAGTGTTAGCTATAGCAATTACAACCAGAAGGGGCGTATTTTAGGCAGTATCGGTTCGGCCTATGCTGTATCCAAACAAGTAAAACTGAAAGTGGATCTGGTAGGCTCAACGGCCATCAACAAACCCTTAACACATCAGGTAAGCTCTCCGCTTGAGGCGATGGGTGGCGTGGATGTGGAACTTAAAAATCATCCGGTTAGTTTTAATGTAAGCGGCGGTGTTCCCTTGGTGCGCGGCGCTACATCGCCTACGTTTAGAGCCGATGCGGGTGTGACCGTTGGCTGGGGGAAGGGCGAAAAAGGTTTAGGACGTGATGCTTTGCGTGCCTTGCAACCCACCATTTATTTTGCCAGCAACTCGTCTAAAATTTCTAAAGACGATAAGGCAAAACTGGATACGGTGGTTTCACTTTTAAAACAAAATCCAAAAGTAAAATTAATTGTAGCTGAAGGGCATACCGATAATACGGGTACGCACAAGGCCAATCAAAAATTATCGTTGGGCCGGGCTAATGCGGTTAAAAAATATTTAACGGGTAAGGGGATTACGCCTTTGCGTATTGAAGTAAGCGGTTTTGCCGATACAAAACCTGCTGTTTCTAATTCTAATGATACAGGCAAAGCTAAAAACCGTCGGGTGGAACTGAGAGTGCGCTAG